Genomic DNA from Bacteroidetes Order II. bacterium:
TTACCAAAGAAAAACTTGGTTTGAAGAACATGGAACCTTCTTTGAACCTGAAATTAGATTTCAATTCAAACACCTCTGCCGAGATGTCGTTTAATCCAGACTTCAGCCAGATTGAGTCCGATGCCGACCAAATCAGTGTTAATTCTACACTTGCTTTGTTTTACCCCGAACGCCGACCTTTCTTCCAAGAAGGTGCAGACCTCTTTGATCAGGAAAGTGGGTTTAATTTTGGCGAACCTTTCCAGACCGTTTATACACGCTCGATGAATGCTCCTTTGGTTGCAGCCAAGTTCATTTCGCGGCAAGGCCAAAGTAGTTTTGGATACATTGGAGCGATGGATGAGCATTCACCGATTATCATCCCCTTATCAGAATCCAGTGAGGTTTTGGAAAACGGAAGAAGCATAAGCAATATTCTCCGGTTTAAACAAGCCATGAAAGGTGGAAATTATATAGCAGCGTTGTTAACTGACCGTCGGATGCCTGAAGGCGGTAGTGGCTCTGTGGTGGCATTAGATGGGAAAATCAATTTTTCCCCAAAATATTATTTTACCTACCAACTAAATGGCAGCAGAACCGAAGAACTGAATAACCCTACCCTGAACAACGAATATGGGCTTTCTGGCACCTTCGACCAAGGCCGTCACACGGTTGCCCTTGATGGAGAAACGTTTACAGGGCATTCGGGCAAAATTGGCTTTATTCGTCAATCGCGGGAGTGGAATTTTTATTTTGGCTACGATGCCGTTAGTCCTACATTCCGCGCAGACAATGGATTTGTAAGCCAAAACAACTTCCGGCAAGCCAATATCTGGCAGGGATATTCATTCTACTTCAAAGATCGGTTTGTCACCCAAGTTCGCCCAGCAGCATACACAGGACGGATCTGGTCTTTTGACAACAAAGTGCGAGACACCTTTTTGGGCTTTAACATGAATATTCAAATGAAAGGCCAGTCATATGTGGGATTTAATACCAATGTTATCAGCGAAGAAGTGTTTCATGGGGTTCAGTTTAAAGACTTACGCCGGATAAACATGTGGGGCGGTAGTAACTTTAGTAAAAACTTTGGTTTCGATATTGGATTTAATTATGGTAACAGCATCCGCAGAACCGATACGCCAGAGCCAGGACGACAGTTTAGCGGATGGGGTGGCTTTTATTTACGACCCTTCAGCGGCTTTGAAATCAGTCCCAATATTTCATACGCCATGATGAAGCACCGTACTACTGGCG
This window encodes:
- a CDS encoding carbohydrate binding family 9 domain-containing protein, producing MYPNPLWATRFRVAPLSFVLLLLPALLFATPRIQQKSTDPNKALNLKSTPSPIKVDGELKADEWATGALVKDFTEFQPNEGSAPGIKAEAWITYDAMYLYVGYRVTDEPSALRSTNGKRDEVWSDDWVAIALDTYRNNSYFLLLGANPLGIQVDSRGNGNNDDSSYNLIYTSAGRKTETGYEVEMAIPFSSLSFPNKEVQSWGVNFLVNHPRASRHMYAWPALTQNNACTMCQFGTLENIKGVKSGSMHYQILPALVGSNEASREDSTNPGSPFTKEKLGLKNMEPSLNLKLDFNSNTSAEMSFNPDFSQIESDADQISVNSTLALFYPERRPFFQEGADLFDQESGFNFGEPFQTVYTRSMNAPLVAAKFISRQGQSSFGYIGAMDEHSPIIIPLSESSEVLENGRSISNILRFKQAMKGGNYIAALLTDRRMPEGGSGSVVALDGKINFSPKYYFTYQLNGSRTEELNNPTLNNEYGLSGTFDQGRHTVALDGETFTGHSGKIGFIRQSREWNFYFGYDAVSPTFRADNGFVSQNNFRQANIWQGYSFYFKDRFVTQVRPAAYTGRIWSFDNKVRDTFLGFNMNIQMKGQSYVGFNTNVISEEVFHGVQFKDLRRINMWGGSNFSKNFGFDIGFNYGNSIRRTDTPEPGRQFSGWGGFYLRPFSGFEISPNISYAMMKHRTTGEEFYRGFVSRTTLTYQASRAFNIRLVGQVNSFSEGFSLQPLLTYQVNPLTVFYVGANLNGADADNATYPQNPGLYTTDRSIFFKFQYMFRR